A window of Bufo gargarizans isolate SCDJY-AF-19 chromosome 9, ASM1485885v1, whole genome shotgun sequence contains these coding sequences:
- the LOC122919947 gene encoding exosome complex component RRP4-like, giving the protein MAVDMRLPAARKRVTEGLEAADKSWHLVSPGDTITTDTGFMRGHGTYMEEDKLLASVAGVVERVNKLICVRALKTRYNGEVGDIVVGRITEVQQRRWKVDTKSRLDSVLLLSSVNLPGGELRRRSAEDELAMRSYLQEGDLISAEVQAVYSDGALSLHTRSLKYGKLGQGVLVQVSPSLIKRRKTHFHNLPCGASVILGNNGFIWLYPTPEQTEEEAGGFITNLEPLPLSDREVISRLRNCILALSSQMMLLYDTSILYCYEASLPHQIKDLLKLEVMEDIVLETRQRLVEQEG; this is encoded by the exons ATGGCGGTGGATATGAGGCTGCCGGCTGCTCGGAAACGAGTGACTGAGGGGCTGGAGGCTGCGGACAAGAGCTGGCACCTCGTGTCTCCCGGGGACACCATCACCACGGACACCGGATTCATgag AGGCCATGGGACGTACATGGAGGAAGACAAGCTGTTAGCGTCCGTAGCTGGAGTGGTGGAGAGAGTCAACAAGCTGATATGTGTCCGAGCCCTGAAGACGAG ATACAACGGAGAAGTTGGTGACATTGTGGTGGGCCGAATAACAGAG GTGCAGCAGAGGCGGTGGAAAGTGGACACTAAGTCGCGCCTGGACTCCGTGTTGCTGCTGTCCTCTGTTAACCTTCCTGGCGGGGAGCTG AGGAGGAGGTCGGCTGAGGATGAACTGGCCATGAGGAGCTACCTGCAGGAAGGAGATCTCATCAGT GCGGAGGTGCAGGCGGTGTACTCTGACGGAGCGCTGTCCTTACACACTCGCAGTCTGAAATACGGGAAG CTCGGACAGGGCGTCCTGGTGCAGGTGTCGCCATCGCTGATAAAGAGGCGCAAGACTCACTTCCATAACCTCCCCTGCGGAGCCTCCGTGATCCTGGGGAACAATGGTTTCATTTGGCTCTACCCGACCCCGGAGCAGACAGAGGAGGAAGCCGGGGGGTTCATCACTAATCTGGAG CCGCTGCCGCTCTCTGATCGGGAGGTGATCTCTCGGCTGAGGAACTGCATCCTGGCACTGAGCTCGCAGATGATGTTACTGTACGACACCAGCATCCTGTACTGCTACGAAGCCTCCCTGCCGCACCAG ATTAAGGATCTCCTGAAGCTGGAGGTGATGGAAGACATAGTGCTGGAGACCAGGCAGCGTCTTGTGGAGCAGGAGGGGTAG